From Erigeron canadensis isolate Cc75 chromosome 8, C_canadensis_v1, whole genome shotgun sequence, one genomic window encodes:
- the LOC122579168 gene encoding AAA-ATPase At5g17760-like gives MATRNFLDMPTPSSLLSAYASMSTSIMLFRTMFDQLFPRELRNYVMEAIRFYWKPKSSKLTLVFDERDGITSNHMFDAAEAFMFTKINPDSNRLRITKTVKEKHINIKFAESEKVVDLFEGIPVTWTYVREQNHGGGGGGSSGGVYHLGYSNGNRSSSGGFSIEKRYFELKFDKEYKEIIISSYLPYIIRKAKELEEQKKDVKLHNLQLPYPGNPGGSKESVNLDHPSTFDTLAMDPKMKKAIIDDLDLFLRRKDFYKKVGKAWKRGYLLYGPPGTGKSSLIAAIANYLKFDIYDLQLMNVGGDSGLKNLMLRTSNRSILVIEDIDCSIQLPDRKGTPLQPNYLDYKPTRDPQFSLSGLLNFIDGLWSCCGDERIIIFTTNHKERLDPALLRPGRMDVHIHMSYLTGDGFKTLAANYLSIHDHHWRFREIKELIDCKKVTPAEVAEELMKSDNVEVVLEGLVNFLKRKRTEEDEPKDVISDENGEVHEAKKVKIVP, from the exons ATGGCAACTCGCAACTTTCTGGACATGCCGACCCCTTCATCTCTGCTGTCGGCCTATGCCTCAATGTCAACTTCAATCATGCTTTTCCGAACGATGTTCGACCAGCTCTTTCCTAGAGAACTCCGGAATTATGTCATGGAAGCGATTCGATTTTATTGGAAACCAAAATCATCAAAGCTCACTCTAGTTTTCGACGAAAGAGATGGCATAACAAGTAACCACATGTTTGATGCTGCTGAAGCCTTTATGTTTACTAAAATCAACCCTGATTCCAACCGTCTTAG GATTACCAAGACTGTTAAAGAAAAACACATCAATATCAAGTTTGCAGAATCTGAGAAAGTAGTAGATTTGTTTGAAGGAATCCCTGTTACATGGACGTATGTCCGTGaacaaaatcatggtggtggcggtggcggcagCAGTGGTGGTGTCTATCATCTTGGGTATTCTAATGGAAACAGAAGCTCGAGTGGTGGTTTTTCCATTGAGAAAAGATATTTCGAGTTGAAATTTGATAAGGAGTataaagagataataataagtTCTTATCTGCCATATATTATTAGGAAAGCTAAAGAGCTAGAGGAACAAAAGAAAGACGTCAAGTTACATAACCTACAGCTCCCGTATCCAGGTAATCCAGGTGGTTCTAAAGAATCCGTGAATCTAGATCATCCATCAACGTTTGATACGCTCGCGATGGACCCTAAGATGAAGAAGGCCATCATTGACGATTTGGATTTGTTTTTGAGACGgaaagatttttataaaaaagttggGAAAGCCTGGAAAAGAGGGTATTTGTTGTATGGTCCGCCCGGGACAGGGAAATCTAGTTTGATTGCGGCCATAGCCAATTATCTTaagtttgatatatatgatttgCAGTTGATGAATGTTGGAGGTGATTCTGGCTTAAAGAACTTGATGTTAAGAACATCAAATCGGTCCATACTTGTTATTGAAGATATCGATTGTAGCATACAATTGCCTGATCGGAAGGGAACTCCTCTTCAGCCTAATTATCTTGATTATAAACCCACTCGTGATCCCCAG TTCTCTTTGTCGGGGCTTTTGAATTTCATAGACGGTCTATGGTCGTGTTGTGGGGATGAACGTATAATAATATTTACAACAAACCACAAAGAAAGACTTGACCCTGCATTGCTTAGACCAGGGCGGATGGATGTACATATTCACATGTCCTacttgaccggtgatgggttCAAGACACTAGCGGCTAATTACCTTAGCATTCACGACCACCATTGGCGATTCAGGGAAATCAAAGAGTTAATCGATTGCAAGAAGGTTACACCAGCAGAGGTGGCCGAGGAATTAATGAAGTCTGATAATGTGGAGGTTGTGTTGGAAGGACTTGTGAACTTTTTGAAACGTAAGAGGACGGAAGAAGATGAACCTAAAGATGTGATCAGTGACGAAAATGGTGAAGTTCATGAGGCTaaaaaggtcaaaattgtaCCATGA